One window from the genome of Saccharomyces mikatae IFO 1815 strain IFO1815 genome assembly, chromosome: 4 encodes:
- the GIS1 gene encoding histone demethylase GIS1 (similar to Saccharomyces cerevisiae GIS1 (YDR096W) and RPH1 (YER169W); ancestral locus Anc_8.234) produces MEIKPVEVIDGVPVFKPSMMEFANFQYFIDEITKFGLENGIVKVIPPREWLELLEGSPPAQSLKSIRLNSPIQQNVKRWEKQENDIFNIKNDYEDKSYNLKEWKELAMKSDSRINRGYHGDEPLKENCNVNNQQDCYDLGQLQDLETNFWKTIASSKPLYAVDENSSFFPYDLTLWNLNNLSDSINSTNRQLLSGQSNSIFAWHLDEQNKCSINYLHFGSPKQWYSVPCANTDQFLDVLSKGLPPNKKNCPAFIRHQEIVTSPEFLKGNNIKYNRVVQFQHEFIITFPYSLYSGFNYGYNFGESIEFILDQQTAVRRQPLKCVCDSKNEEEKNGVFSNLSYDSNESEQRESITENDNDLFQKVRSFDELLNHSSQELQNLEDSKNPLFSNVSMNRPQSTSLRSTTPNGVNQFLNMNQTTISRISSPLLSRMMDLSNIVEPTLDDPTSKFKRKVLTPQLPQMNIPSNSSNFGTPSLTNTNSLLSNITTTSTNPSTTTNGNQNHNNIITNGASTTTPAVTTNSTTINNSTNNSSNNNVSTVPSSMMHSSTLNGTSGLGGDNDDNMLALSLATLANSATASPRLTLPPLSSPMNPNGQASFNGNMMNNSGNNGNSSNGHNTYSNGTATAAATATSAPHNLSIVSPNPTYSPNPLSLYLTNSKNPLNSGLAPLSPSTSNIPFLKRNNVVTLNISREASKSPISSFVNDYRSPLGVSNPLMYSSTLNDYSNGTGIRQNSNNINPLDAGPSFSPLHKKPKILNGNDNSNLNNNNFDYSFTSNKQEPNSTILNNNTNSNDNYRTSSMNNNGNNYHAHSSKFGENEVIMSDHGKIYICRECNRQFSSGHHLTRHKKSVHSGEKPHSCPRCGKRFKRRDHVLQHLNKKIPCTQEMENTKIAES; encoded by the coding sequence ATGGAAATTAAACCAGTTGAGGTTATTGATGGTGTTCCCGTCTTCAAGCCGTCTATGATGGAATTTGcgaattttcaatatttcatcGATGAAATCACTAAATTTGGGTTGGAAAATGGTATTGTCAAAGTCATTCCTCCTAGAGAGTGGCTGGAGCTTTTGGAAGGCTCGCCCCCTGCACAAAGCTTAAAGAGTATACGACTCAACTCCCCGATTCAGCAAAACGTCAAGCGGTGggaaaaacaagaaaatgacattttcaacatcaaGAATGATTATGAAGATAAATCGTataatttgaaagagtGGAAGGAATTAGCCATGAAGTCAGATTCTCGAATAAATCGAGGTTACCATGGTGATGAGCCTTTAAAGGAGAATTGTAATGTGAATAATCAACAAGACTGTTATGATTTGGGCCAACTACAAGACTTGGAAaccaatttttggaaaaccATTGCTTCATCGAAACCACTTTATGCTGTGGACGAAaactcttcattttttccgTACGATTTGACTTTGTGgaatttgaataatttaTCAGATTCCATAAATTCAACTAATAGACAGCTACTTTCCGGTCAGTCTAATTCTATATTCGCATGGCATTTGGATGAACAGAACAAATGTTCTATAAACTACTTGCATTTTGGTAGCCCCAAACAATGGTATTCCGTACCATGTGCTAATACGGACCAATTTTTAGACGTCCTATCAAAGGGGCTACCACCTAATAAGAAGAATTGTCCCGCTTTCATAAGGCATCAAGAAATTGTAACTTCACCGGAGTTTCTAAAAggtaataatataaaatataatagAGTAGTACAGTTCCAGCACGAGTTCATCATTACTTTCCCTTATAGTTTGTATTCCGGATTTAATTATGGTTATAACTTTGGTGAATCTATTGAATTCATACTAGATCAGCAAACTGCTGTAAGAAGGCAGCCTTTGAAATGTGTTTGTGATAGTAAGaatgaagaggaaaaaaatggtgtgttttcaaatttatcCTACGATTCTAATGAATCAGAGCAACGGGAATCCATTACCGAAAACGATAACgatttgtttcaaaaagttcgCAGTTTTGACGAACTACTTAACCACTCCTCTCAAGAATTACAAAATCTAGAAGATAGTAAAAACCCCTTATTTTCCAACGTTAGTATGAATAGACCGCAAAGTACTTCCCTTCGATCCACTACGCCTAATGGTGTAaaccaatttttgaatatgaatCAAACTACCATAAGCAGAATTTCCTCTCCGTTGCTATCAAGAATGATGGACTTGTCTAATATTGTCGAACCTACTTTAGATGATCCGACTTCTAAATTCAAAAGGAAGGTTTTAACTCCACAATTGCCGCAGATGAACATTCCATCTAACTCTTCTAATTTTGGCACACCGTCCTTAACAAATACAAACTCTTTATTATCCAATATAACTACTACATCAACTAATCCATCAACAACGACAAATGGCAATCAAAAccacaataatattataacTAACGGTGCGAGTACTACCACACCTGCCGTCACTACTAATAGCACCACTATCAACAATAGTACCAATAACagtagtaataataatgtttcCACGGTGCCTTCTTCAATGATGCATTCGTCCACTTTAAATGGGACTTCAGGCCTAGGTGGCGATAACGATGACAACATGTTGGCTTTGAGTTTAGCCACATTGGCCAATAGCGCTACTGCATCGCCAAGATTGACATTACCACCGTTGTCATCTCCAATGAATCCGAATGGCCAGGCGTCTTTCAATGgaaatatgatgaataaTAGCGGCAATAATGGCAACAGTAGTAATGGTCACAATACATATTCTAACGGAACGGCTACGGCTGCAGCCACTGCCACATCAGCACCTCACAATCTGTCCATAGTGTCTCCTAATCCAACGTATAGTCCGAATCCCTTGTCTCTTTATTTGACCAACTCCAAGAATCCATTAAACTCAGGTCTTGCCCCATTATCACCTTCAACATCTAACATCCCGTTtcttaaaagaaataatgtCGTGACATTAAACATTTCAAGAGAAGCTTCAAAGAGCCCcatatcttcttttgtcaACGATTATAGGTCTCCATTGGGTGTAAGTAACCCACTCATGTACTCTTCCACACTGAACGATTATTCAAATGGTACTGGAATTCGCcaaaatagtaataatattaatcCCTTAGATGCAGGTCCATCTTTTTCTCCTCTTCACAAAAAACCCAAAATCCTCAATGGTAATGATAATAGCAACctcaacaacaataatttTGATTACAGTTTTACCAGTAACAAGCAAGAACCTAATTCGACAATCTTAAACAATAATACTAATAGCAACGATAATTATCGtacttcttcaatgaataacaacgGTAACAATTATCATGCACATTCTTCTAAATTTGGTGAGAATGAGGTCATTATGTCAGATCACGGTaaaatttatatttgtcGAGAATGCAATAGGCAATTCTCTTCCGGTCATCACTTAACGAGGCACAAGAAATCAGTTCATTCTGGTGAAAAACCACATTCTTGCCCAAGGTGCGGTAAAAGATTTAAGAGAAGAGACCATGTTCTACAGcatttgaataaaaaaattccgTGTACtcaagaaatggaaaatacTAAAATAGCGGAATCATAG
- the MSH6 gene encoding mismatch repair ATPase MSH6 (similar to Saccharomyces cerevisiae MSH6 (YDR097C); ancestral locus Anc_8.235), with the protein MAPSTPKTSKTVNFKNGSISSQKRMKQSSLLSFFSKQLPTGTPTKKDSKLTSATLQNPAGSKLTKNPEGEKVDKLFVDVDDDNDLTMAEETSATVKSDTVHSEELQSDTILNTNTTEIKSAAADDDLSSSSQSRRTDKKRVNYAESDEEDSSSMFATKRKRSKVIGSDSDEDEYLPDKNEADENDNSAENKGYIKDELREDDYDDEDEDDDEDLLSLAGTASKRKPSNTSQSSSPFARNTSRNSSTSKSRKKHVQGRSYTPPYSHRSATSKSSKFNKQNEERYQWLVDERDAQRRSKSDPEYDPRTLYIPSSAWNKFTPFEKQYWEIKSKMWDCIVFFKKGKFFELYEKDALLANALFDLKIAGGGRANMQLAGIPEMSFEYWASQFIQMGYKVAKVDQKESMLAKEMREGSKGIVKRELQCILTSGTLTDGDMLHSDLATFCLAIREEPGNYYNQPQLDSSTMIQKLNTRIFGAAFIDTATGELQMLEFEDDSECTKLDTLMSQVRPMEVVVERNNLCALANKIVKFNSAPNAIFNEVKAGEEFYDCDKTYSEIISSEYFPTEEDWPEVLKAYYDTGKKVGFSAFGGLLYYLKWLKLDENLISMKNIKEYDFVRSQHSMVLDGITLQNLEIFSNSFDGSDKGTLFKLFNRAITPMGKRMMKKWLMHPLLRKSDIENRLDSVDSLLQDITLREELEMTFSKLPDLERMLARIHSRTIKVKDFEKVITAFETIVQLQRTLQNNVLKGDVSKYISSIPNGLLEGVENWTNAFERQRAINENIIVPQRGFDIEFDKSLDKIQELEDHLMDILMKYRKQFKCSTIQYKDSGKEIYTVEIPVSATKNVPSNWVQMAANKTYKRYYSDEVRILARSMAEAKELHKALEEDLKNRLCQKFDAHYNTIWMPTIQAISNIDCLLAITRTSEYLGAPSCRPTIIDEVDSKTKTQLNGFLNFKSLRHPCFNLGATTAKDFIPNDIELGKEQPRLGLLTGANAAGKSTVLRMACIAVIMAQMGCYVPCESAVLTPIDRIMTRLGANDNIMQGKSTFFVELAETKKILDMATNRSLLVVDELGRGGSSSDGFAIAESVLHHVATHIQSLGFFATHYGTLASSFKHHPQVRPLKMSILVDEATRNVTFLYKMLEGQSEGSFGMHVASMCGISKDIIDNAQVAADNLEHTSRLIKERSLAANNLAGDVVSLPGGLQSDFVRIVYGDGLQNTRLGSGEGVLNYDWNIKKNVLKSLFGMIEDLNS; encoded by the coding sequence ATGGCACCCTCTACCCCTAAAACTTCCAAGACTGTTAACTTCAAAAACGGCTCGATATCGTCCCAAAAGAGAATGAAGCAATCAAGTTTGCTGTCCTTTTTCTCTAAACAGTTACCTACTGGTACACCTACAAAGAAGGACTCTAAACTTACTTCAGCGACTTTACAGAATCCAGCTGGTAGTAAATTAACGAAAAATCCTGAAGGGGAAAAGGTGGACAAACTTTTTGTTGATGTAGACGACGACAATGATTTAACAATGGCTGAAGAAACATCGGCAACTGTGAAAAGTGATACTGTACATTCTGAGGAGCTCCAATCTGATACTATTTTGAATACTAACACGACGGAGATCAAAAGTGCTGCAGCAGATGATGatttatcatcttcttcacaATCTCGAAGAACCGATAAAAAGAGGGTCAACTATGCAGAAAGTGATGAGGAGGACTCAAGTTCTATGTTTGCTACCAAGCGAAAGAGAAGTAAAGTAATTGGTAGCGACAGTGATGAGGATGAATACTTACCCGATAAGAATGAAGCCGATGAGAATGATAATTCCGCTGAGAACAAAGGATATATTAAAGATGAATTGAGAGAAGATgattatgatgatgaggatgaggatgatgatgaggattTACTCTCTTTGGCAGGAACTGCTTCAAAGAGGAAACCGTCTAATACTTCCCAATCATCATCACCCTTTGCAAGAAATACGTCACGCAATAGCTCGACCAGCAAAAGCAGGAAAAAGCATGTTCAAGGTAGATCATACACTCCCCCTTACAGCCACAGATCCGCAACGTCCAAATCCAGCAAATTCAATAAGCAAAATGAAGAACGATATCAATGGCTAGTGGACGAACGAGACGCTCAACGCCGTTCCAAGAGTGATCCAGAGTATGATCCTAGGACATTGTATATCCCCTCTTCGGCATGGAATAAGTTCACTCCATTTGAGAAACAATATTGGGAAATTAAATCCAAAATGTGGGATTGTatcgtcttcttcaaaaaaggCAAGTTCTTTGAACTATACGAGAAGGATGCTCTATTGGCCAATGCCttatttgatttgaagattGCCGGAGGGGGGCGTGCTAATATGCAACTCGCAGGTATTCCAGAAATGTCATTTGAGTATTGGGCATCTCAATTTATTCAAATGGGTTATAAAGTTGCTAAGGTAGACCAAAAAGAATCAATGTTGGCTAAAGAAATGAGGGAAGGTTCAAAAGGTATTGTGAAGAGAGAGCTTCAATGCATATTAACCTCAGGTACCTTAACTGATGGTGACATGTTGCATTCGGATCTGGCCACCTTTTGTCTTGCAATTAGAGAAGAGCCTGGTAACTATTACAATCAACCTCAGCTAGAttcatcaacaatgatTCAAAAGTTGAATACAAGAATATTTGGCGCTGCCTTCATTGATACCGCAACTGGTGAACTTCAAATGTTGGAGTTTGAGGATGATAGTGAATGCACCAAATTGGATACATTAATGTCGCAAGTAAGACCTATGGAAGTTGTAGTGGAGAGGAATAATTTATGTGCACTCGCAAATAAAATTGTGAAGTTCAATTCGGCCCCCAATGCAATCTTCAATGAGGTTAAAGCTGGTGAAGAATTTTATGACTGTGATAAAACCTACTCTGAaattatttcttctgaATATTTTCCCACGGAGGAAGATTGGCCAGAAGTTCTGAAGGCATATTATGACACGGGGAAAAAAGTTGGGTTCAGTGCATTCGGTGGATTGCTATATTATTTGAAATGGTTGAAGCTAGATGAAAATCTAATTtcgatgaaaaatataaaagagTACGATTTTGTCAGATCGCAACATTCCATGGTTTTAGATGGGATCACTTTACAGAACTTGgaaatattttccaattcGTTTGATGGTTCTGATAAAGGGACTCTGTTCAAGTTGTTTAATAGGGCAATTACTCCTATGGGTAAaagaatgatgaaaaagtggTTAATGCATCCATTACTTCGTAAAAGCGATATTGAGAATAGGCTTGATAGTGTTGACTCTTTGTTGCAGGATATTACTTTAAGAGAAGAACTAGAGATGACCTTCTCTAAACTACCTGATTTAGAGAGAATGCTGGCTCGTATTCATAGTAGAACTATCAAAGTTAAAGATTTTGAGAAAGTGATAACGGCATTCGAAACTATTGTTCAGTTGCAAAGAACTTTGCAGAATAATGTTTTGAAAGGGGATGTTTCGAAATACATATCATCTATTCCCAATGGACTTCTCGAAGGCGTTGAAAATTGGACAAATGCGTTTGAAAGACAACGAGCAATTAACGAAAACATCATTGTGCCACAAAGGGGATTTGATATAGAATTTGATAAATCATTGGATAAAATACAAGAATTGGAAGACCATTTAATGGACATTCTGATGAAGTATAGGAAACAATTTAAATGTTCTACTATCCAATATAAAGATTctggaaaagaaatctaCACTGTTGAAATTCCTGTGTCTGCGACTAAGAATGTTCCATCGAATTGGGTCCAAATGGCCGCGAACAAAACATATAAGAGGTATTACTCTGATGAAGTGAGAATTTTAGCAAGATCTATGGCAGAGGCAAAGGAATTGCACAAGGCACTAGAAGAGGATTTAAAGAACAGGTTATGTCAAAAATTCGATGCACATTATAACACTATATGGATGCCCACCATACAGGCTATATCTAACATAGATTGTTTATTGGCTATCACAAGAACGTCCGAATATCTGGGTGCTCCATCATGTAGGCCGACTATTATAGATGAGGTCGATTCAAAAACGAAAACTCAGCTAAATGGATTTTTGAACTTCAAATCATTAAGGCACCCGTGTTTTAACCTTGGCGCTACTACAGCAAAGGACTTCATTCCTAATGATATTGAATTGGGTAAAGAGCAGCCTAGATTGGGATTGTTAACTGGTGCGAACGCAGCAGGTAAGTCCACTGTGTTGAGAATGGCGTGTATTGCCGTAATCATGGCACAAATGGGATGCTACGTTCCCTGTGAATCTGCTGTTTTAACGCCAATTGATAGAATCATGACACGGTTGGGCGctaatgataatattatgCAAGGTAAATCTACATTTTTTGTAGAATTagcagaaacaaaaaaaatattagatATGGCCACAAATAGATCACTTTTGGTTGTTGACGAGTTAGGAAGGGGAGGTTCTTCAAGCGATGGGTTTGCTATTGCAGAAAGTGTGCTACATCACGTGGCTACGCATATTCAAAGTTTGGGCTTTTTTGCGACACATTATGGGACATTGGCGTCAAGTTTCAAGCACCATCCCCAGGTACGACCATTGAAAATGAGTATCTTAGTGGATGAAGCGACTAGGAATGTTACATTTTTGTATAAGATGCTCGAAGGGCAAAGTGAAGGTTCTTTTGGTATGCATGTAGCATCAATGTGTGGAATTTCAAAGGACATTATTGACAATGCACAAGTTGCTGCTGATAATTTAGAGCATACTTCTAGGTTAATTAAAGAACGTAGTTTAGCTGCCAATAATTTGGCCGGTGATGTGGTTTCCTTACCTGGTGGTTTACAAAGCGATTTCGTTCGGATTGTCTATGGAGATGGATTGCAGAATACACGTTTAGGTTCTGGTGAAGGAGTTCTGAATTATGATTGgaatataaagaagaatgttCTGAAAAGTTTATTTGGTATGattgaagatttgaattcttaa
- the GRX3 gene encoding monothiol glutaredoxin GRX3 (similar to Saccharomyces cerevisiae GRX3 (YDR098C) and GRX4 (YER174C); ancestral locus Anc_8.240) — MPVIGINDQDQFTYLTTTAAGDKLIVLYFHTSWAEPCKALKQVFDAISSEPSNANVSFLSIDADENSEISELFEISAVPYFILIHKGTIFKELSGADPKEFVSLLEDCKNSINSGSFQAGTMENARVNEGSRNDDGADNDDDDDDEEEETEEQINARLTKLVNAAPVMLFMKGSPSEPKCGFSRQLVGILREHQVRFGFFDILRDESVRQNLKKFSEWPTFPQLYINGEFQGGLDIIKESLEDDPDFLQHTLQS, encoded by the coding sequence ATGCCTGTTATCGGAATCAACGATCAAGATCAATTTACATACTTAACCACCACTGCGGCCGGCGACAAGTTAAttgttctttattttcacACTAGTTGGGCAGAACCATGCAAAGCTTTGAAGCAAGTCTTTGATGCCATCAGTAGTGAACCATCTAATGCCAACGTCTCCTTTTTGTCCATTGATGCCGACGAAAACTCTGAAATTTCAGAATTGTTCGAGATTTCAGCTGTTCCATATTTTATCTTAATTCATAAAGGAACAATCTTTAAAGAGTTATCTGGCGCAGACCCAAAAGAATTTGTGTCTTTATTAGAAGACTGCAAGAATTCAATAAATTCCGGATCATTTCAAGCTGGCACCATGGAAAATGCAAGGGTAAACGAAGGAAGTCgtaatgatgatggtgctgataatgatgacgatgatgatgatgaagaagaagaaactgaGGAGCAAATAAACGCTAGATTGACCAAATTGGTTAATGCCGCACCAGTAATGCTTTTTATGAAGGGGAGCCCCTCTGAACCTAAATGCGGATTCTCAAGACAATTAGTGGGAATTTTGAGGGAACATCAAGTAAGATTTGGCTTTTTCGATATATTAAGGGATGAATCTGTTAGacaaaacttgaaaaagttttctGAATGGCCAACTTTTCCTCAACTTTATATTAATGGGGAATTTCAGGGTGGTTTAGATATCATTAAGGAATCCTTGGAGGATGACCCTGATTTCTTACAGCACACTCTTCAATCTTAA
- the BMH2 gene encoding 14-3-3 family protein BMH2 (similar to Saccharomyces cerevisiae BMH2 (YDR099W) and BMH1 (YER177W); ancestral locus Anc_8.243): MSQTREDSVYLAKLAEQAERYEEMVENMKTVASSGQELSVEERNLLSVAYKNVIGARRASWRIVSSIEQKEESKEKSEHQVELIRSYRSKIETELTKISDDILSVLDSHLIPSATTGESKVFYYKMKGDYHRYLAEFSSGDAREKATNASLEAYKTASEIATTELPPTHPIRLGLALNFSVFYYEIQNSPDKACHLAKQAFDDAIAELDTLSEESYKDSTLIMQLLRDNLTLWTSDISESGQEDQQQQQQQQQAPAEQTQGEPAK; the protein is encoded by the coding sequence atgtctcAAACTCGTGAAGATTCTGTTTACTTAGCTAAATTGGCTGAACAAGCCGAACGTTACGAAGAAATGGTCGAAAACATGAAGACCGTTGCTTCTTCAGGCCAAGAATTGTCTGTCGAAGAACGTAACCTATTATCCGTTGCTTACAAGAATGTCATTGGTGCTCGTCGTGCTTCTTGGAGAATAGTTTCTTCAATcgaacaaaaagaagaatcaaaagaaaaatctgaACATCAAGTTGAGTTAATTCGTTCTTACCGTTCTAAGATTGAAACTGAATTAACTAAGATTTCTGATGACATTCTGTCCGTATTAGATTCCCATTTGATTCCTTCTGCCACTACTGGCGAGTCTAAAGTGTTTTACTATAAGATGAAGGGTGACTATCACCGTTATTTGGCTGAATTTTCTAGTGGCGATGCTAGAGAGAAGGCAACGAATGCCTCTTTGGAAGCATACAAGACTGCTTCCGAGATTGCCACTACCGAATTGCCTCCAACTCATCCAATTCGTTTGGGTCTAgccttgaatttttctgtcttctattatgaaattcaaaattctCCCGATAAGGCTTGCCATTTGGCCAAGCAAGCATTTGACGATGCTATTGCTGAACTAGATACTTTATCTGAAGAATCATACAAGGATAGTACTCTAATCATGCAATTATTAAGAGACAACTTAACCTTATGGACTTCTGACATTTCTGAATCTGGTCAAGAAgatcaacaacaacagcaacagcaacaacaagcTCCAGCAGAACAAACTCAAGGTGAACCAGCCAAATAA
- the TVP15 gene encoding Tvp15p (similar to Saccharomyces cerevisiae TVP15 (YDR100W); ancestral locus Anc_8.244), whose amino-acid sequence MSAIPPKFFKIANLSIGCIDIIAALSQLTYLFTNLNVFLLAIYGLVLSVPIVYLEFKIPSNLYRYASFYFSFLGRGLSYILLGLIISFGGIYNILAGMLTFILGVAFIVFHFSQFVEEPVNFRAPGSSLSIGDDIDDDDDMI is encoded by the coding sequence ATGTCAGCTATTCCTccgaaatttttcaagattgcAAATTTATCAATCGGTTGTATTGATATCATTGCTGCTCTTTCGCAATTAACGTACCTTTTCACCAACTTAAACGTCTTTCTCCTAGCCATTTATGGATTGGTACTCTCCGTACCTATCGTCTATTTAGAGTTCAAGATACCATCTAACCTTTACAGGTATGcttctttttactttagTTTCCTTGGAAGAGGATTGTCGTATATTTTATTGGGATTAATAATTAGCTTTGGTGGTATTTACAACATATTGGCAGGGATGCTTACTTTCATTTTAGGGGTTGCTTTCATTGTCTTCCATTTTTCACAATTCGTGGAAGAACCTGTTAATTTCAGAGCGCCCGGTTCATCTTTGTCAATTGGTGATGACATCGATGATGACGACGATATGATTTAG